Proteins from a genomic interval of Nerophis lumbriciformis linkage group LG01, RoL_Nlum_v2.1, whole genome shotgun sequence:
- the ddx20 gene encoding probable ATP-dependent RNA helicase DDX20, whose protein sequence is MADSARKAAHDIETRNRTDDVILSEGIDFSSLLLSQVVLDGLSASGFLKPSPIQLKAIPLGRCGLDLIVQAKSGTGKTCVFCTIALDSLNLENSATQVLVLAPTREIAVQIHSVVMAIGCAMEGLQCHVFIGGRPVSQDKLHLKKCHIAVGSPGRIKQLIELGMLSTTSIRLFVLDEADKLLEEGSFQEQINWIFSALPVNKQMLALSATYPETLAQHLTRYMREPTFVRLNPKEMGLKGLKQYYKLVQSHPLPHKVFEEKVQLLLELFSKIPFNQALVFSNLHTRAQNLADILSSKDLPAVCISGGLSQEQRLEAMSKLKQYQCRVLISTDLTSRGIDAEKVNLVINLDVPQDWETYMHRIGRAGRFGTQGLAVTYCCHGEEENKMMAIAQKCGLSLSALPSTIDAGLMSEKCDWDVCAEASTQGIQSQLFSRTEKKKKGRPKASSLDASPIMEEVQEARRPKAIKLGMKGDSAETYPAKTVQQKLSQAAQTRKELQDALPKIPPLSSFKSSRSGFMTFEEAEQDFHAFIMTGLGRSVEIIRQFRGQEDGSDCNGHSESITLDDDDGGQVCHVWKYRPKKSKTSFDVEIEENTQDQFDTSAGDRDIVTHPEPQVSHSHCGVTAGEPKMKLTTKEDPIAYLTTHTSSGRTWPQLENCAGVQTHRTPAQTTGRKHKKVKVERPSGNIPLNLKKGKKTEKVEDEYDEEGDLNAESYWRACYSAWNDYYASMSSYQGQSYQSYYSAASSWMAAYRMNKVYMAELLKD, encoded by the exons ATGGCGGACTCCGCAAGGAAAGCAGCCCATGATATAGAAACGCGAAACAGGACCGACGATGTCATTTTATCGGAAGGAATAGACTTCAGCTCCTTGTTGTTGTCTCAGGTGGTGCTGGACGGACTGTCGGCATCTGGCTTTCTAAAACCTTCCCCGATCCAGTTGAAGGCGATCCCGCTTGGCCGCTGTGGACTCG ATTTGATTGTACAGGCCAAATCTGGCACGGGAAAGACATGTGTCTTCTGCACTATTGCTTTGGACTCCTTGAATCTGGAAAATTCTGCCACCCAG GTTCTTGTGCTGGCTCCCACTCGAGAGATAGCGGTGCAGATCCACTCAGTGGTGATGGCGATAGGCTGTGCCATGGAGGGCCTGCAATGTCACGTGTTCATTGGGGGCAGGCCCGTTAGTCAGGACAAACTCCACCTGAAGAAATGCCACATAGCTGTGGGCTCACCTG GTCGTATTAAGCAGCTGATTGAGCTCGGCATGCTGTCCACGACTAGTATCCGCCTCTTTGTTTTGGATGAGGCTGACAAGCTCCTGGAGGAGGGCAGCTTTCAGGAACAGATAAA CTGGATCTTCTCCGCGCTGCCTGTGAACAAACAGATGCTTGCACTGTCTGCCACCTATCCAGAGACCCTTGCTCAGCACCTTACCCGTTACATGAGAGAGCCCACTTTTGTCAGACTCAACCCTAAGGAAATGGGACTCAAAG GCCTGAAGCAGTATTACAAGCTGGTGCAGTCTCATCCATTACCTCACAAGGTCTTTGAGGAGAAAGTGCAACTCTTACTGGAGCTGTTCAGTAAAATACCCTTCAATCAGGCACTTGTCTTCTCTAACCTGCACACAAG GGCTCAGAACCTGGCCGACATCTTGTCCTCTAAAGATCTGCCTGCTGTTTGCATCTCAG GAGGTCTGAGTCAAGAGCAGAGACTTGAGGCCATGTCCAAACTTAAGCAGTATCAGTGCAGGGTCCTCATTTCTACTGACCTG ACCTCCAGGGGCATAGATGCAGAGAAGGTCAACTTGGTGATAAACCTGGACGTTCCACAGGATTGGGAAACCTACATGCATCGAATTGGACGAGCTGGACGTTTTG gcACTCAAGGACTGGCTGTGACCTACTGTTGCCATGGTGAAGAGGAGAACAAGATGATGGCCATTGCTCAAAAGTGTGGCCTGAGTTTGTCAGCATTGCCTT CCACCATAGATGCTGGACTGATGTCTGAGAAATGTGACTGGGATGTCTGCGCTGAGGCTTCTACTCAAGGCATTCAATCACAGCTTTTCTCCaggacagagaaaaagaagaagggacGCCCAAAAGCGTCCTCGCTGGATGCTTCCCCCATCATGGAGGAAGTTCAGGAGGCCAGGAGGCCGAAGGCCATCAAGCTTGGAATGAAAGGGGACTCTGCAGAGACGTATCCTGCAAAGACAGTCCAGCAGAAACTTTCTCAAGCGGCACAGACTCGCAAAGAGTTGCAAGATGCACTGCCAAAAATCCCTCCGCTCAGCTCGTTTAAGAGCAGCAGGTCTGGGTTCATGACTTTTGAGGAAGCCGAGCAGGACTTCCATGCGTTCATCATGACAGGACTAGGCAGATCAGTGGAGATCATTAGGCAGTTCAGAGGCCAGGAAGATGGCAGCGATTGTAACGGACACAGTGAGTCCATCAcacttgatgatgatgatggcggTCAGGTCTGTCATGTTTGGAAGTATAGACCTAAAAAATCTAAGACAAGCTTTGATGTGGAAATAGAGGAGAACACACAAGACCAGTTTGATACGTCCGCAGGCGACAGAGACATAGTCACACACCCTGAGCCACAAGTAAGTCATAGTCATTGTGGAGTCACTGCAGGAGAACCAAAAATGAAGTTAACTACAAAGGAAGATCCCATCGCATATCTGACAACACACACAAGCAGTGGCAGAACTTGGCCCCAGTTGGAGAACTGTGCGGGCGTGCAAACCCACCGTACGCCTGCACAAACCACAGGAAGgaaacacaaaaaggtgaaagtGGAAAGACCAAGCGGAAACATCCCACTGAACTTAAAGAAAGGGAAAAAGACGGAAAAGGTTGAAGACGAGTATGACGAAGAAGGCGACCTTAATGCAGAGAGTTACTGGAGAGCCTGTTACTCAGCATGGAATGATTACTATGCCTCAATGTCATCTTATCAAGGCCAAAGTTACCAAAGCTACTACAGTGCAGCTAGCAGCTGGATGGCAGCGTATCGAATGAACAAAGTTTACATGGCGGAGCTGTTAAAAGACTGA
- the parapinopsina gene encoding parapinopsin a produces the protein MGVFSVMGVALNIMVIVVTVRHKQLRQPLSYALVNLAVCDLGCALFGGLPTTVTTAMRHTGFGRVGCVLEGFAVSFFGIASLCTIGVISVERYMVVCYPMGAVLFQTRHAIAGVVLSWVWSFVWNTPPLFGWGSYEPEGIKTSCAPNWHSRDAGNMSYIMMYFSLCFALPFSIIMVSYARLLWTLRRVGKLQVSEAASTHRVEVQVTRMVVAMVLAFLVTWLPYASMALAVIIDSQLQIDPLTATIPVYLAKSSTIYNPIIYVFMNRQFRKYAVPTILCGWNPWASTVELSEGETVASVNRNQKVSAKECPGE, from the exons ATGGGCGTCTTCTCCGTCATGGGGGTCGCCCTCAACATAATGGTGATTGTTGTGACCGTGAGACACAAACAGCTGAGGCAGCCGCTCAGCTATGCTTTGGTCAATCTGGCCGTGTGTGACCTGGGCTGTGCGCTGTTTGGAGGGCTGCCCACTACGGTGACCACTGCCATGAGGCACACCGGCTTTGGGCGCGTGGGATGCGTGTTAGAGGGCTTTGCCGTGTCCTTTTTTG GAATAGCAAGTCTGTGTACAATAGGAGTCATCTCAGTGGAGCGCTACATGGTGGTGTGCTATCCTATGGGTGCTGTTCTCTTCCAAACCAG GCATGCCATCGCTGGAGTGGTGTTGTCGTGGGTGTGGTCCTTTGTGTGGAACACGCCGCCTCTGTTTGGTTGGGGGAGTTACGAACCGGAGGGCATCAAAACCTCCTGCGCCCCCAATTGGCACAGCCGGGATGCAGGCAACATGTCCTACATAATGATGTACTTCTCTCTCTGCTTTGCCCTGCCCTTCTCCATCATCATGGTGTCCTACGCCCGACTCTTGTGGACACTCAGGCGG GTAGGCAAGTTGCAGGTATCTGAAGCCGCCAGCACACACCGCGTGGAGGTGCAGGTGACACGCATGGTGGTCGCCATGGTGTTGGCCTTCCTGGTGACCTGGCTGCCGTATGCAAGCATGGCTCTGGCTGTCATCATAGACTCCCAACTACAAATTGACCCACTGACTGCAACCATACCGGTTTACTTAGCTAAAAGCAGCACCATCTACAACCCTATTATTTACGTTTTCATGAACAGACAG TTCCGAAAATATGCTGTACCCACTATCCTGTGTGGATGGAACCCCTGGGCCTCAACAGTAGAACTATCTGAAGGCGAGACCGTTGCTTCCGTGAACAGAAACCAAAAGGTGTCAGCCAAGGAATGTCCGGGAGAATAA